The following are encoded in a window of Ignicoccus islandicus DSM 13165 genomic DNA:
- a CDS encoding sodium:solute symporter family protein, with protein sequence MISEAVLISYLALSLAIGFIFKSKADTIKGFLVANREIGEWLLAFTFGATYFSSVVIVVGGAWAFLWGSTSMLIPLMNVLAGALLTFILIGREINKLSAQYDALTVPELFAKVYNNGNLQKLLGLVTAIGLTLYAATVISGAAAMVGTVFGIDLATSAFLIALVMAIYVALGGMYSVVWTDAIQGIIMALGVLSLAALASLRAGGLGALEASKPYVPPQKIDVALIVDLAFLTSIAVWGLPQLLNRFYTAKSPSVVKRSTFIATAFAFIVTYGSFISGLAASHLVQGKVNPLKVIPILAKEMLGPIGASVFSAAVLAAAMSTADSISLTVGSAVAYDILGIRDTKVLRVLSFLSMVIAAGIAVLTLTLPKELASAVTSVFKTGWTLTAGAFLVPVLAVVFKVGRTESVVASSLVGALVALLYGFAKALSFKLPFMDMSFCVTILASALAFVVMEVIRRNG encoded by the coding sequence ATGATTAGCGAAGCAGTTTTAATTTCTTACTTAGCTTTGAGCTTGGCAATAGGTTTCATATTCAAGTCTAAGGCCGATACAATTAAGGGCTTCCTCGTAGCCAATAGGGAAATAGGCGAGTGGCTACTGGCCTTTACCTTCGGTGCAACCTATTTCTCTAGCGTTGTAATAGTGGTCGGCGGAGCGTGGGCCTTCCTTTGGGGAAGTACGAGTATGTTAATTCCATTAATGAACGTTTTAGCAGGCGCTCTATTAACTTTCATACTGATAGGAAGGGAGATAAATAAACTTAGCGCGCAGTACGACGCCCTAACTGTGCCTGAACTTTTCGCTAAGGTTTACAACAATGGTAACTTGCAGAAGCTTTTGGGGCTAGTAACTGCAATTGGTCTCACTTTGTACGCAGCGACCGTTATTAGCGGCGCAGCCGCCATGGTCGGAACGGTATTTGGAATAGATTTAGCTACCTCCGCGTTTCTTATCGCATTAGTAATGGCGATTTACGTAGCTTTGGGGGGCATGTACAGCGTCGTATGGACTGATGCAATTCAAGGAATCATAATGGCATTAGGAGTGTTATCCCTCGCAGCCTTAGCCTCTCTGCGTGCTGGTGGGCTCGGTGCTTTAGAAGCATCTAAGCCCTACGTCCCACCCCAGAAAATAGACGTAGCCTTAATAGTGGATCTCGCCTTCCTAACTAGCATTGCTGTATGGGGCCTCCCGCAGTTGCTTAATAGGTTCTACACAGCTAAGAGTCCTTCAGTAGTAAAGAGATCTACGTTCATTGCAACGGCGTTTGCCTTCATTGTTACATACGGGAGCTTCATTAGCGGATTGGCCGCTTCCCACCTCGTTCAAGGGAAAGTAAATCCCCTGAAGGTCATACCAATCTTAGCAAAGGAAATGTTGGGCCCTATTGGAGCGTCGGTATTTAGCGCAGCCGTATTAGCGGCAGCAATGAGCACGGCGGATTCCATTTCATTAACAGTTGGAAGCGCAGTAGCATATGACATTCTGGGCATAAGAGATACTAAGGTTTTGAGGGTCCTCAGCTTCCTAAGCATGGTCATCGCTGCTGGGATTGCTGTCTTAACTCTCACGCTACCGAAGGAACTCGCGTCAGCCGTAACTAGCGTCTTCAAGACCGGTTGGACGCTCACGGCCGGTGCGTTCCTCGTTCCCGTCCTCGCAGTAGTCTTTAAGGTGGGAAGAACCGAAAGCGTCGTTGCGAGCTCCCTAGTAGGTGCCTTAGTAGCTC